A stretch of Fusobacterium periodonticum ATCC 33693 DNA encodes these proteins:
- a CDS encoding DUF3307 domain-containing protein, translating into MTIAILISIHLLADFLFQTSAYSERKRQVLSTSFLHSFIYFIIFVAILSPIFEIKKIILFSLIISASHFLINFIKNKLEKIFPQRRLQFLFFSFNQLLHFIAIVGFYYILNLENFTSQLYIDLKDCEHFKTFILYITVFSIILDPASVLIRKLFISISPKTYPKAYSEELKAGNIIGKLERTIIAILLLNNQFGLIGFVLTAKSIARFKQMEDKNFAEKYLIGTLTSFLIVLITVLILKGVVAN; encoded by the coding sequence ATGACTATAGCCATTTTAATTAGTATTCATTTATTAGCAGATTTTCTATTTCAAACTTCTGCTTATTCTGAAAGGAAAAGACAAGTATTAAGTACTTCATTTTTACATTCCTTTATTTATTTTATAATTTTTGTAGCTATATTGTCACCAATATTTGAGATCAAAAAGATTATTTTATTTAGTCTTATCATCTCTGCTTCACATTTTTTAATTAATTTTATAAAAAATAAATTAGAAAAAATTTTCCCTCAAAGAAGATTACAATTTTTATTTTTTTCTTTTAATCAATTATTACATTTTATTGCTATAGTGGGATTTTATTATATTTTAAATCTAGAGAATTTTACTTCTCAGTTATATATAGACTTAAAAGATTGTGAGCATTTTAAAACATTTATTCTTTATATTACTGTATTTTCTATAATATTAGATCCTGCTTCTGTTCTTATTAGAAAATTATTTATTTCAATCTCTCCTAAGACTTATCCTAAAGCTTATTCAGAGGAATTAAAAGCAGGGAATATAATTGGAAAGCTTGAAAGAACTATTATTGCTATTCTTTTATTAAATAATCAATTTGGACTTATAGGTTTTGTTTTGACCGCAAAAAGTATTGCTCGTTTTAAACAAATGGAAGATAAAAACTTTGCTGAGAAATATCTAATAGGAACATTAACAAGTTTCTTAATAGTATTAATTACTGTTTTAATTTTAAAAGGGGTTGTTGCAAATTAA
- the yqeK gene encoding bis(5'-nucleosyl)-tetraphosphatase (symmetrical) YqeK — MKYNFNQLKEIVKSKMSSKRFTHTLGVVEMAQKLANIYKADVEKCKLAALLHDVCKEMDMEYIKSICKNNFLVELSEEDLENNEILHGFAGAYYVNKEFEIEDSEVLNAIKYHTIGSKNMTLVEKIIYIADAIEYGRNYPSVTEIREETFKNINKGILMEIEHKEKYLESRGKKSHPNTSQLKQNILAELSKTY; from the coding sequence ATGAAGTATAATTTTAATCAATTGAAAGAAATTGTAAAATCTAAAATGAGTTCAAAAAGATTTACACATACTCTTGGAGTTGTAGAAATGGCACAAAAGTTAGCTAATATATATAAGGCTGATGTTGAAAAATGTAAATTAGCTGCCTTGCTTCATGATGTATGTAAAGAGATGGATATGGAATATATAAAATCTATTTGTAAAAATAATTTCTTAGTTGAATTATCAGAAGAAGACTTAGAAAATAATGAAATTTTACATGGGTTTGCTGGAGCTTATTATGTTAACAAAGAATTTGAAATAGAAGATAGTGAAGTTTTAAATGCTATAAAATATCATACTATAGGCTCAAAAAATATGACTCTAGTTGAAAAGATAATATATATAGCAGATGCAATAGAATATGGAAGAAATTACCCTAGTGTGACTGAAATAAGGGAAGAAACTTTTAAAAATATAAATAAAGGGATACTTATGGAAATAGAGCATAAAGAAAAATATTTAGAAAGTAGGGGTAAAAAGTCACATCCTAATACCTCTCAATTGAAGCAAAATATACTAGCTGAATTGAGTAAAACATATTGA
- a CDS encoding SatD family protein → MAKYSVLMIDLKNSRSYSTQDRNKLQSSILNSIKILNKVFKNSIKKEVEFSAGDEIQGLFISSQSAYLYYRLFSMLIFPIEIHSGIGYGTWDIVIDNESTTAQDGTVYHNARKAIDEAKNSLEYSILFYSGNKNDLIINSLINSSNLLALKQSKYQNNLMLLTEILYPIVYKNVFDLEELKKLLQFIQFEKKENLIIDGNFSMEPVQIEKENFYITEGKKRGLSTQISKLLGVSRQSTEKAIKTGNIYDLRNLTIATLKAMDSIQGESL, encoded by the coding sequence TTGGCAAAATATTCTGTATTAATGATAGATTTAAAAAATTCTCGTTCTTATTCTACTCAAGATAGAAATAAGCTTCAGAGCTCTATATTAAATAGTATAAAAATTTTAAATAAAGTCTTTAAAAATTCTATAAAAAAAGAGGTTGAATTTAGTGCTGGAGATGAAATACAAGGTTTATTTATATCTTCACAATCTGCTTATTTGTATTATAGACTTTTTTCTATGCTTATTTTCCCTATTGAAATACATTCTGGAATAGGTTATGGAACTTGGGATATTGTAATTGATAATGAAAGCACTACTGCACAAGATGGAACTGTTTATCATAATGCAAGAAAAGCTATTGATGAGGCTAAAAACTCCCTAGAGTACTCTATACTTTTTTACTCAGGTAATAAAAACGACCTTATCATAAATTCTTTAATCAATAGTAGTAACTTACTTGCTTTAAAACAAAGTAAGTATCAAAACAACTTGATGTTATTGACAGAAATTCTATACCCTATTGTTTATAAGAATGTATTTGATCTTGAAGAATTAAAGAAACTGCTACAATTTATTCAATTTGAAAAAAAAGAAAATTTGATAATAGATGGGAATTTTTCTATGGAGCCTGTTCAAATAGAAAAAGAAAATTTCTATATAACAGAAGGTAAAAAAAGAGGTCTATCAACTCAAATTTCAAAACTATTAGGAGTTAGTAGACAAAGTACTGAGAAAGCTATAAAGACTGGAAATATTTATGACTTAAGAAATTTGACTATAGCTACTTTAAAAGCTATGGATAGCATACAAGGAGAAAGCTTATGA
- a CDS encoding WGR domain-containing protein, producing MIQALHFKDEKADKFWFIETLDCELMVNYGKTGVTGKYEIKEFDTVKECEKEAQKLINSKKKKGYKEFPEFDRDNHYYFDDEEYGLSPLTSHPIFRKYFSNEIYYDCGDEEAPFGSDEGHDAFSELEESVRKKKKINFLDFPRVIIEEIWEMDYLTPDLEKTDEELKEQAKTKYNGLLGDQIILQSDQVILAVTFGQAKITGKIDKDLLELALKSLNRIDKLNRLIWNWEKEEATYYIETMRKDLIKYKEDFLN from the coding sequence ATGATTCAAGCACTTCATTTTAAAGATGAAAAAGCTGATAAGTTTTGGTTTATTGAAACACTTGATTGTGAGTTAATGGTTAATTATGGGAAAACTGGAGTAACAGGTAAATATGAAATAAAGGAATTTGATACAGTTAAAGAATGTGAAAAAGAAGCCCAAAAATTAATAAATTCAAAAAAGAAAAAAGGCTACAAAGAGTTTCCTGAATTTGATAGAGACAATCATTACTATTTTGATGATGAAGAATATGGTTTAAGTCCTTTAACAAGTCATCCAATTTTTAGAAAATATTTTTCAAATGAAATTTACTATGACTGTGGAGATGAGGAAGCTCCTTTTGGTAGTGATGAAGGACATGATGCTTTCTCTGAATTAGAAGAAAGTGTAAGAAAAAAAAAGAAAATAAATTTTTTGGATTTTCCAAGAGTAATAATTGAAGAAATTTGGGAAATGGATTATTTAACTCCTGATTTAGAAAAAACAGATGAAGAATTAAAAGAACAAGCTAAGACAAAATATAATGGTTTACTTGGAGATCAAATAATCTTACAAAGTGACCAAGTTATTCTAGCTGTTACTTTTGGTCAAGCAAAAATTACAGGAAAAATAGATAAAGATTTATTGGAATTAGCCTTAAAATCTTTAAATAGAATTGATAAGTTAAATAGGCTTATTTGGAATTGGGAGAAAGAAGAAGCAACTTATTATATTGAAACTATGAGAAAAGATTTAATAAAATATAAAGAAGATTTTTTAAACTAA
- the rnr gene encoding ribonuclease R yields the protein MNLEKDLEKIKKILKTVKYLSFDQITSLLEWSPKKRKDNKAIILSWVDAGELLLDKKNRITAIEDSSLYAKGVFRIIKNKFGFVDSEDSEDKNGIYIARENFNSALDGDRVLVKITNDGNDNKGKPGVEGEIIKIIERRKNTVVGILEKNKNFSFVLPTSAFGSDIYIPNSQVGNADHRDIVVAEITFWGDDNRKPEGKIIKILGSSTNSKNMIEALIYREGLSDHFSDEAMHEVREVIKKKIDYTDRKDLTELPIITIDGADAKDLDDAVYVEKLKNGNYRLIVAIADVSYYVKKDSTLDLEARNRGNSVYLVDRVLPMFPKEISNGICSLNEREEKATFACEMEIDIKGDVVNYEVYKSVIKSVHRMTYKDVNAILDGNEKLIDKYSDIHEMLKEMLELSKILRNKKYTRGSIDFELPELKVVLDEENNKVEEVLLRERGEGEKIIEDFMIAANETVAERIYWLELASIYRTHEKPDREKVFKLNEMLAKFGYKIPNFDNLHPKQFQEIIERSKNKETSMLVHKTILTSLKQARYTVDDIGHFGLASSHYTHFTSPIRRYADLMVHRVLFSSINNSVKQLRLADLDEIAHHISKTERVAMKAEDESVRIKLVEYMKKDVGKELELMVTGFASRKVFFETSEHIECSWDVTTSNNFYDFDEENYCMVDRHHGTVFSLGDKVNALVEKADLLTLEIAVVPLKDKY from the coding sequence ATGAATTTAGAAAAAGACTTAGAGAAAATTAAAAAAATTTTAAAAACAGTGAAGTACTTATCTTTTGACCAAATTACAAGTCTTTTAGAATGGTCACCTAAAAAAAGAAAAGATAATAAAGCTATAATCTTATCTTGGGTTGATGCAGGAGAATTACTTTTAGATAAGAAGAATAGAATTACTGCAATTGAAGATTCTTCTCTTTATGCTAAAGGGGTATTTAGAATTATCAAGAATAAGTTTGGTTTTGTTGATAGTGAAGATTCAGAAGATAAAAATGGAATATATATAGCTAGAGAAAATTTTAATTCTGCTCTAGATGGAGATAGAGTCTTAGTTAAAATTACTAATGATGGGAATGATAACAAAGGAAAACCTGGAGTAGAGGGAGAAATTATAAAAATAATTGAACGTAGAAAAAATACTGTTGTTGGTATTTTGGAAAAGAATAAAAATTTCTCTTTTGTTCTTCCAACAAGTGCATTTGGAAGTGATATTTATATTCCAAATTCTCAAGTAGGAAATGCAGACCATAGAGATATAGTGGTAGCTGAAATAACGTTTTGGGGCGATGATAATAGAAAGCCCGAAGGAAAAATTATAAAAATTCTAGGTTCATCAACAAATAGTAAAAATATGATAGAAGCTCTTATATATAGAGAAGGTCTAAGTGATCATTTTTCTGATGAAGCAATGCATGAAGTTAGAGAAGTTATCAAAAAGAAAATTGATTACACTGACAGAAAAGATCTAACAGAACTTCCTATAATAACTATAGATGGAGCAGATGCTAAAGATTTAGATGATGCTGTTTATGTTGAAAAATTGAAAAATGGTAATTATAGACTGATAGTTGCTATTGCTGATGTTTCATATTATGTAAAAAAGGATTCTACTCTTGATTTAGAAGCAAGAAATAGAGGAAATTCAGTTTATTTAGTGGATAGAGTTTTACCTATGTTTCCAAAAGAAATTTCTAATGGAATTTGCTCTTTAAATGAAAGAGAAGAAAAGGCAACTTTTGCTTGTGAAATGGAAATTGATATAAAAGGTGATGTAGTAAACTATGAAGTTTATAAATCTGTTATAAAGTCTGTTCACAGAATGACTTATAAAGATGTAAATGCAATTTTAGATGGTAATGAAAAACTTATAGATAAATACTCTGATATTCATGAAATGCTAAAAGAAATGTTAGAACTATCTAAAATACTAAGAAATAAAAAATACACAAGAGGAAGTATTGATTTTGAACTTCCAGAACTTAAAGTTGTACTTGATGAAGAAAATAATAAAGTTGAAGAAGTTCTTTTAAGAGAAAGAGGAGAAGGAGAAAAAATAATAGAAGACTTTATGATAGCCGCAAATGAAACTGTAGCTGAAAGAATCTATTGGCTAGAGTTGGCTTCAATATACAGAACCCATGAAAAGCCAGATAGAGAAAAAGTCTTTAAATTAAATGAAATGCTTGCAAAGTTTGGATATAAGATACCTAATTTTGATAATCTTCATCCTAAACAATTCCAAGAAATTATAGAGAGATCTAAAAACAAAGAAACAAGTATGCTTGTGCATAAGACTATTTTAACATCTTTAAAACAAGCAAGATATACTGTGGATGATATAGGACACTTTGGGTTAGCATCTTCACATTATACTCACTTTACATCTCCTATAAGAAGATATGCTGATTTAATGGTACATAGAGTTTTATTCTCAAGTATAAATAATTCTGTCAAACAGCTAAGATTAGCTGACTTAGATGAAATAGCTCATCATATTTCTAAAACAGAAAGAGTAGCTATGAAAGCTGAAGATGAAAGTGTTAGAATAAAATTAGTTGAATATATGAAAAAAGATGTTGGTAAAGAACTTGAACTTATGGTTACAGGTTTTGCTTCTAGAAAAGTGTTTTTTGAAACAAGTGAACATATAGAATGTAGTTGGGATGTAACAACTTCAAATAATTTTTATGATTTTGATGAAGAAAATTATTGTATGGTAGATCGTCATCATGGAACTGTCTTTTCTTTAGGTGATAAAGTTAATGCTCTTGTTGAGAAAGCAGATTTATTAACTTTAGAAATTGCTGTAGTTCCATTGAAAGATAAGTACTAA
- the brnQ gene encoding branched-chain amino acid transport system II carrier protein, producing MYKMKDVLLTGFALFAMLFGAGNLIFPPMLGYETNSSWIMTMLAFTITGVGFPFLGILSVSIAGNGIKNFANRVSPTFSIIFAIISILAIGPMLAIPRTGATAYEITFLYNGMDNSIYKYIYLIAYFGIVILFSLRANKVIDRVGKILTPILLILLFLIIVKGVFFSDLAVKSDIYPHAFKRGFLEGYQTMDTIASIAYAGIILAAIRGGRNLTQKQEFSFLVKSGLVAIISLALIYGGFAFVGAKMHSVLDTQDKIELLVKTTSYLLGGYGNLVLAICVAGACLTTAIGLVATVGGFFSSISSFKYEKIVIFTVLVSFVLSVLGVESIIRISVPILIFIYPVTISLILLNLFGKYIKNDYVYKGVVLFTGIVGLIESLDSLGLKNYYTKSVLEILPFADYGLTWLFPGIIGYILFSLMFRKAKMIENKL from the coding sequence ATGTATAAAATGAAAGATGTGTTATTAACAGGTTTTGCACTTTTTGCAATGTTATTTGGTGCAGGAAATTTAATATTTCCACCAATGTTAGGTTATGAAACTAATTCAAGTTGGATAATGACAATGTTAGCGTTTACAATAACGGGAGTAGGTTTCCCTTTCTTAGGAATTTTATCTGTTTCAATTGCAGGAAATGGAATAAAAAATTTTGCTAATAGAGTATCTCCAACATTCTCAATAATTTTTGCCATCATCTCAATTTTAGCAATAGGTCCAATGCTAGCAATTCCAAGAACAGGAGCAACTGCTTATGAAATAACTTTTCTATATAATGGTATGGATAATTCTATATATAAATATATTTACTTAATTGCTTATTTTGGGATAGTTATTTTATTTTCATTAAGAGCTAATAAAGTTATAGATAGAGTTGGAAAAATATTAACTCCAATATTGTTAATACTATTATTTTTAATAATAGTAAAAGGGGTATTTTTCAGTGACTTAGCTGTAAAATCAGATATTTATCCTCATGCTTTTAAAAGAGGTTTCTTAGAAGGATATCAAACAATGGATACAATAGCTTCTATTGCTTATGCTGGTATTATACTAGCGGCTATAAGAGGTGGAAGAAATCTGACTCAAAAACAAGAATTTTCTTTTTTAGTAAAATCTGGTCTTGTAGCTATAATATCGTTGGCTTTAATATATGGAGGTTTTGCGTTTGTTGGAGCAAAAATGCATTCTGTTTTAGATACTCAAGATAAAATTGAATTACTAGTGAAAACAACTTCTTATCTTTTAGGAGGCTATGGAAATTTAGTACTAGCAATTTGTGTTGCTGGAGCCTGTCTTACAACTGCTATAGGTTTAGTTGCTACTGTTGGAGGATTTTTTAGTTCTATAAGCTCTTTTAAATATGAAAAGATAGTTATTTTTACAGTATTAGTGAGTTTTGTCTTATCAGTTTTAGGAGTTGAGAGTATAATTAGAATTTCAGTGCCAATATTAATCTTTATTTATCCTGTAACAATTTCTTTAATACTATTAAATTTATTTGGAAAATATATAAAAAATGATTATGTTTATAAAGGAGTAGTTTTATTTACAGGAATAGTTGGTTTGATAGAAAGTTTAGATTCATTAGGACTTAAAAATTACTATACAAAATCAGTTTTAGAAATACTTCCCTTTGCAGATTATGGTTTAACTTGGTTATTCCCGGGTATAATAGGATATATACTTTTCTCACTGATGTTTAGGAAAGCAAAAATGATAGAAAACAAATTATAA
- a CDS encoding DUF3601 domain-containing protein, which produces MSKIISILPFVFVFIGIFTVIYIMYMTIFEKRRKKMKNKEMNKLRETLSPYEFESTQKNAVNKRFSFMEYLYSGDYIKVIKTFKDYYGFTHEAGENFYFACAYFLPYEDGYTLYISKDKINVNTIYLQVRAETQREICYNLKKYFEIIEQGRFKR; this is translated from the coding sequence ATGTCTAAAATTATATCAATACTTCCATTTGTATTTGTATTTATTGGAATTTTTACTGTTATTTATATTATGTATATGACTATATTTGAAAAAAGAAGGAAAAAAATGAAAAATAAAGAAATGAATAAATTAAGAGAAACTCTATCTCCTTATGAGTTTGAAAGCACTCAAAAAAATGCTGTTAATAAAAGGTTTAGCTTTATGGAATATTTATATTCAGGAGATTATATAAAAGTTATAAAAACCTTTAAAGATTATTATGGTTTTACTCATGAAGCAGGTGAAAACTTTTATTTTGCTTGTGCATATTTTTTACCTTATGAAGATGGCTATACTTTATATATCTCAAAAGATAAAATTAATGTTAACACTATCTATCTTCAAGTTAGAGCAGAAACTCAAAGGGAAATTTGTTATAACTTAAAAAAATATTTTGAGATTATAGAACAAGGGAGATTTAAAAGATAG
- a CDS encoding DUF3601 domain-containing protein has translation MYSYLYDNKFLLWTTIIFMFIGMITVTIILYLFFLSIVKRKKEKGKLSEKHSPYDFESSQQNVINKSFNFQKYLYSGDYVKVIKAFKDYDGFTHPVGEKWYFACQYFLQSEYGDVLYISTDKINIDTIYLEDREDNLYAHPEKYFKILEQGRFKREVF, from the coding sequence ATGTATTCTTATTTATATGATAATAAATTCTTATTGTGGACTACTATAATATTTATGTTTATTGGAATGATTACTGTTACTATTATTCTATACCTATTTTTTTTATCAATTGTTAAAAGAAAAAAAGAAAAGGGGAAACTTTCAGAGAAACATTCTCCTTATGACTTTGAAAGTAGTCAACAAAATGTCATTAATAAAAGTTTTAACTTTCAAAAATATCTTTATTCAGGAGATTATGTAAAAGTTATAAAAGCTTTTAAGGATTACGATGGTTTTACTCACCCAGTGGGTGAAAAGTGGTATTTTGCTTGTCAGTATTTTTTGCAGTCTGAATATGGAGATGTCCTTTATATCTCAACTGATAAAATTAATATAGATACTATCTATCTTGAAGATAGAGAAGATAATCTTTATGCACATCCAGAAAAATATTTTAAAATTTTAGAACAAGGAAGGTTTAAAAGGGAAGTGTTTTAA
- a CDS encoding immunity 26/phosphotriesterase HocA family protein produces the protein MELIFELTNEQRKYLGLIPVEEHWELVKFDNNVYYYFEDDIIKKEITVSKNYYHEAELNEKTAENRTMILPKTVRGKIKKFNYTATQSFSPFGNYFTFSTDGVIIANYTTQRTYYSERFSEKNISLDNLKNWLDKWIKECTEEDLKEIEEFKNAKRKHCKFKEGDFFAFKIGRREWAFGRILLDVAKLRKDENFEKNKNYGLAHLMGKPLIIKVYHKISDSKNIDLKELSECLALPSQAIMDNIFYYGEAIILGNLPLEDHEYDDMLISVSESISYIDKDIAYLQYGLIYREIPLSDYQKLIKELKVDAQTFRREGIGFVIDTDNLKECIKANSNSPCWEKHNKRKVLDLKNPAHIELKRKVFKAFGLDADKTYKENLKL, from the coding sequence ATGGAATTAATATTTGAATTAACTAATGAACAAAGAAAATATTTAGGACTTATTCCTGTGGAAGAACATTGGGAACTTGTTAAATTTGATAATAATGTTTATTACTATTTTGAAGATGATATTATAAAAAAAGAAATAACAGTTAGTAAAAATTATTATCATGAGGCTGAATTAAATGAAAAGACAGCAGAAAATCGTACAATGATACTTCCAAAAACTGTAAGAGGAAAAATTAAGAAGTTTAATTATACAGCTACTCAATCTTTTTCACCTTTTGGAAATTATTTTACTTTTTCAACTGATGGAGTAATTATTGCAAATTATACAACACAAAGAACCTATTATTCAGAAAGATTTAGTGAAAAAAATATATCTCTTGATAATTTAAAGAACTGGCTAGATAAATGGATAAAAGAGTGCACTGAAGAAGATTTAAAAGAAATTGAAGAATTTAAAAATGCTAAAAGAAAACATTGTAAATTTAAAGAAGGAGATTTCTTTGCTTTTAAAATTGGAAGAAGAGAATGGGCCTTTGGTAGAATTTTGCTGGATGTTGCTAAGTTAAGAAAAGATGAAAATTTTGAAAAGAATAAAAATTATGGTTTAGCTCATCTTATGGGAAAACCTTTAATAATAAAAGTCTATCATAAAATAAGTGATAGTAAAAATATTGATTTAAAAGAATTATCTGAGTGTTTAGCATTACCTTCACAAGCTATTATGGATAATATTTTTTATTATGGTGAAGCTATTATTTTAGGAAATTTACCTTTGGAAGATCATGAATATGATGATATGTTAATTTCAGTCAGTGAAAGTATAAGTTATATTGATAAAGATATAGCATACTTACAATATGGACTTATATATAGAGAAATTCCTCTTTCTGATTATCAAAAACTTATTAAAGAATTAAAAGTTGACGCTCAAACTTTTAGAAGAGAAGGAATAGGTTTTGTAATAGATACTGATAATCTAAAAGAATGTATAAAAGCAAACTCTAATTCTCCTTGTTGGGAAAAACATAATAAACGTAAAGTACTTGACTTAAAAAATCCAGCTCATATAGAACTGAAAAGAAAAGTTTTTAAAGCCTTTGGGCTTGATGCTGATAAAACTTATAAAGAAAATTTAAAGTTATAG
- a CDS encoding cysteine synthase family protein, protein MEQEKMKYLEKLVGKTPMLELIFDYKGEERRIFVKNESYNLTGSIKDRMAFYTLKKAYEKGEIKKGAPIIEATSGNTGIAFSAMGAILGHPVIIYMPDWMSEERKALIRSLGANIVLVSREEGGFLGSIEKTKEFAKNNPGTYLPSQFSNPYNSEAHYYGIGLEIVNEIKSLNLNIDGFVAGVGTGGTVMGIGERIKENFPNAKICPLEPLNSPTLSTGYKVAKHRIEGISDEFIPDLIKLDKLDEVVSVDDGDAIVMAQKLAKSGLGVGISSGANFIGALMLQNKLGKDSVIVTVFPDDNKKYLSTDLMKEGKIKEDFLSKDVILKEIKNVIRAL, encoded by the coding sequence ATGGAACAAGAAAAAATGAAATATTTAGAAAAATTAGTTGGTAAAACTCCTATGTTAGAATTAATATTTGATTATAAGGGAGAAGAAAGAAGAATATTTGTAAAAAATGAAAGTTATAATTTAACTGGAAGCATCAAAGATAGAATGGCTTTCTATACTTTAAAGAAAGCATACGAAAAAGGTGAAATTAAAAAAGGAGCCCCTATTATTGAAGCTACAAGTGGAAATACAGGAATAGCTTTTTCTGCTATGGGAGCAATACTTGGACATCCTGTTATCATCTATATGCCTGATTGGATGAGTGAAGAAAGAAAAGCTTTGATTCGTTCTCTTGGAGCAAATATAGTTTTAGTTAGTAGAGAAGAAGGAGGATTTTTAGGAAGTATTGAAAAGACAAAAGAGTTTGCTAAAAATAATCCTGGTACTTATTTACCTAGTCAATTTTCTAACCCTTATAACAGTGAAGCACACTATTATGGAATAGGTTTAGAGATTGTAAATGAAATAAAAAGTTTAAATCTAAATATTGATGGTTTTGTTGCAGGCGTTGGAACTGGTGGAACAGTAATGGGAATAGGAGAGAGAATTAAAGAAAATTTCCCGAATGCAAAAATATGTCCACTTGAACCTTTAAATTCTCCAACTTTATCTACTGGATATAAGGTTGCTAAACATAGAATAGAAGGAATTTCTGATGAGTTTATACCTGATTTAATAAAATTAGATAAACTTGATGAGGTTGTGAGTGTAGATGATGGAGATGCTATTGTTATGGCACAAAAACTTGCTAAATCTGGTCTAGGAGTTGGAATATCATCTGGAGCTAATTTTATTGGTGCATTGATGTTACAAAATAAACTCGGAAAAGATAGTGTTATTGTAACTGTGTTTCCTGATGATAATAAAAAATATTTAAGTACAGATTTAATGAAAGAAGGAAAAATAAAAGAAGATTTCTTATCAAAAGATGTTATTCTTAAAGAAATAAAAAATGTTATTAGAGCACTTTAA
- a CDS encoding CvfB family protein — protein MIKVGKRQKLVINNFASVGAYLFAGTDDDKDNILLPNNELEGKDLKEGDEVEVLIYRDSEDRLIATFRKTEALVGTLAKLEVVDDNPKLGAFLDWGLNKDLMLPNSQKETKVEIGKRYLVGLYEDSKGRVSATMKIYKFLMPSNDIKKGDIVNATVYRVNDEIGTFVAVEDRYFGLIPKSECFEEYLVGDELTLRVTRVREDKKLDLSPRKLLSDQMESDAELVLGKMRLLKEHFRFNDNSSAEDIKDYFGISKKAFKRAIGSLLKNGLIEKSGDYFILKK, from the coding sequence ATGATAAAAGTTGGTAAAAGACAAAAATTAGTTATAAATAATTTTGCAAGTGTAGGAGCATATTTGTTTGCAGGAACAGATGATGACAAGGATAATATCCTTCTTCCTAATAATGAACTTGAAGGAAAAGATTTAAAAGAAGGAGATGAAGTAGAAGTTCTAATTTATAGAGATAGTGAAGACAGACTTATTGCTACATTTAGAAAAACAGAAGCACTTGTTGGAACTCTTGCTAAATTAGAAGTTGTTGATGATAATCCAAAGTTAGGAGCTTTTCTGGATTGGGGGCTTAACAAAGATTTAATGCTACCTAATTCTCAAAAAGAAACTAAGGTTGAAATTGGTAAAAGATATTTAGTTGGACTTTATGAAGATAGTAAAGGTAGAGTATCTGCCACAATGAAAATATATAAATTCTTAATGCCTTCAAATGATATAAAAAAAGGTGATATTGTCAATGCAACAGTTTATAGAGTAAATGATGAGATAGGAACTTTTGTTGCAGTTGAAGATAGATATTTTGGCTTAATTCCTAAAAGTGAATGTTTTGAAGAATATTTGGTTGGAGATGAATTGACTTTAAGAGTTACAAGAGTTAGGGAAGATAAAAAATTAGATTTAAGTCCTAGAAAACTTTTATCAGACCAAATGGAAAGTGATGCAGAACTTGTACTTGGAAAAATGAGACTTTTAAAAGAACATTTTCGTTTCAATGATAATAGTTCAGCAGAAGATATCAAAGATTACTTTGGTATAAGTAAAAAAGCATTTAAAAGAGCTATTGGTAGTCTTTTAAAAAATGGGTTAATAGAAAAAAGTGGTGATTATTTTATATTGAAAAAATAG
- a CDS encoding VOC family protein, with protein MYIEHIAMYVNDLEKTKEFFIKYLGAKSNNIYHNKKTDFKSYFLSFDSGCRLEIMTKPELVDDVKDLKRTGFIHIAFSVGSKEKVDELTEILKEDGYEVVSGPRTTGDGYYESCIVGIEGNQIEITI; from the coding sequence ATGTATATAGAACACATAGCAATGTATGTAAATGATTTAGAAAAAACTAAGGAATTTTTTATTAAGTATTTAGGTGCAAAATCAAACAATATTTATCATAATAAAAAAACTGATTTTAAATCTTATTTTTTAAGTTTTGATAGTGGTTGTCGTTTAGAAATCATGACTAAACCAGAATTAGTTGATGATGTAAAAGATTTAAAAAGAACAGGTTTTATTCATATTGCATTCAGTGTTGGTAGTAAAGAAAAAGTAGATGAATTGACTGAAATACTAAAAGAAGATGGCTATGAAGTTGTAAGTGGACCAAGAACTACAGGTGATGGCTATTATGAAAGTTGTATTGTTGGTATTGAAGGCAATCAAATAGAAATTACAATTTAA